A segment of the Flavobacteriales bacterium genome:
CGTGGTGGGCATCTTCATGAACCAGTTGATGCAGGGCCAGCCCATGACCGTTTTCGGCGATGGCGAGCAGAAGCGCGCCTTCACCTACATCGGCGATATCGCGCCGATCATCGCCACGGCGGCGCTCACGCCTTCGGCCTTCGGAGAGGTCTTCAACGTGGGCGCCGATACGCCCTACACCGTGAACGAACTGGCCACCCTCGTTCAAGAGGCCATGGGCATCCGCGGCGAAGTGCGCCACCTCGACGCGCGCAATGAAGTCGTCTTCGCCTTCAGTGACCACAGCAAGGTGGAGCGCATATTCGGCAAGCGCCGGGAAACCACGCTCGCCGAAGGGCTCGCGCGCATGGCTCCCTGGGCCAGATCCACAGGTGCCCGCGAGAGCAGCCGTTTCGGCAACATCGAGATCGAACAGGGCTTGCCGCCGAGCTGGAGGGTGAAATAGCCCCCGGCTATCTTCGGCCGCCCATCCGATGCCCTCGATCCTCTTCGTGGCGCCGCACCGCGCGGGCCGCAATCCCAGCCAGCGCTTCCGGTTCGAGCAGTACATGCCGCATCTGGAGGCCCAGGGCTTCCGCTGCGAGTTGAGCTATCTGGTGGGCCCCAGCGACGACGCCTACTTCTATGCACCGGGCCATTTTGCCAAGAAGCTGCGCTTCGTGGCCCAGTGCTTCCTGCACCGGCAACGCGACCTGGCCAGGCTCAAGGAATTCGACATCGTATTCATCCAGCGCGAGGCCTTGATGACCCGCAGCACCTGGTTCGAGCGCCAATGCCGGAAACGCGGCGCACGAATCGTATTCGATTTCGACGACAGCATCTGGCTCAGCAACGTGAGCGCCGCTAACCGCCGCTGGCGCTGGGTGAAGGATGCGGGCAAGACCAGCAAGCTCATCGCCCTGGCCGACCGCGTATTCGCCGGCAACGATTACCTGGCCGATTATGCTCGGCAATTCAGCGCCCACGTGCACGTGGTGCCCACCACCATCGACACCGATGAATACACACCGCGCACGAGCCGTGCTCCCGGTCCCGTGTGCATCGGCTGGAGCGGGAGCATCACCACCATCCAGCACTTCCAGTACGCCATTCCTGCGCTGAAAGCGATCCGCGAGCGCTTCGGCGATCAGGTCTGCTTCCGTGTGGTGGGCGACAGCGGTTTCCGCGTGCCGGAACTGGGCATCGTTGGGCTACCCTGGCGGAAGGACACGGAACTCGATGACCTGCGCGCCATGGACATCGGCATCATGCCCCTGCCCGACGATGAATGGGCTCGCGGGAAATGCGGCCTCAAGGGCCTGCAGTACATGGCGCTGGGAATCCCCACCCTCATGAGCCCCGTGGGCGTGAACACCGAGATCATCCAGCACGGCGTGAACGGATACCTGCCTCGGAACAACCAGGAATGGGTGGAAAGCCTCTCGCGCTTGATCTCCGATGCCGACCTTCGCCGCCGCATGGGGGACAAGTCCCGGCGCACCGTGGAGGAGCGCTACTCGACCAGGGCCTGGCGCGACCGCTACCTCAAGCACTTCAACGAAATCCTGCAACGCACATGAGTGAGATCACCACCGAATTGAAGCGCACCGCGCTCACCAGCATCCACGAAACGCTCGGCGCCAAGATGGTGCCCTTCGCCGGCTACCTCATGCCCGTTCAGTATAGTGGCGTCATCGATGAGCACAACACCGTGCGCAACAGCGTGGGCATGTTCGATGTGAGCCACATGGGCGAATTCATCGTGCGCGGTCCCGGCGCCTTGGACTTGATCCAAAAGGTGACCAGCAACGATGCCAGCAAGCTCACCGTGGGCAAGGTGCAGTACAGCTGCCTGCCGAACACGAGCGGCGGCATCGTGGACGACCTGCTGGTTTACCGCATGCAGCACCAGGACGATCACCATTACGTGCTGGTGGTGAATGCCAGCAACATCGAGAAGGACTGGAACTGGATCAACGGCCTCAACACCTTCGATGCGCAGCTGGAGAACATCAGTGAACGCATGAGCCTGTTGGCCGTGCAAGGGCCGAAGGCCGTGGACACGCTCAAGGGCTTTTTCACGGAGGACATCGCGAACATGCCGTATTACACGGCCATGTACGCCGAGATGAAAGGCGTTGGCCTGGTGCTGATCAGCACCACCGGCTATACCGGCGCGGGCGGTTATGAGGTGTACATGCCCAATCCGCTTGCGGAGAAGGCCTGGCATGCGATCATGGAAGCGGGCAAGCCATATGGCATCAAGCCCACCGGCCTGGCCGCACGCGACACCCTCCGCCTCGAAATGGGCTTCTGCCTGTACGGCAACGACATCGACGACAGCACCTCTCCCATCGAGGCCGGCCTGGGCTGGATCACCAAGTTCACCAAGGACTTCACGAACAGCGCTGCCATCAAGGGCCATAAGGAGAACGGCACCGCCCGCAAGCTGGTGGGCTTCGAGCTGCTCGACCGCGGAATCCCGCGCCATGGCATGGCGGTGGTTGATGCGGATGGTGGTGCGATCGGCACGGTGACAAGCGGCACCATGAGCCCTACGCTCAACAAGCCCATCGGCATGGCCTACGTGCCCGTGGCGCTGAGCGCGCCCGGCTCGGCCATCACCATTGATGCGCGCGGCAAGCGACTTCAGGCCCAAGTGGTGAAGCTGCCTTTCCTGCAGCAGGGATAGGCTCCTTCTCAGTAGAGCTTCGCCCGCCGGGTGAGGAACTCCAGGAGCAAAGGCCCGAAGCCGGCGTTGATGTCTGCTTCCACGAGCTCGATCCGGTACTGGCCGCATTTGAGCTTGAGCCGGTGCCAGCGGTCCGCGATGGCCGCGCGGTAGCCTACACGGATTTCGCTGGGGTGCGCTTTCACCTGCTCCCCGCTCTCCACATCCACGAAGGTGTATGGCCGGTCGGGCAGGTCCAGCTCCAGTTCGCGCTTGCGGTCAACCACATGGAAGAGGATGATATCGTGCTTGTTGAAGCGCAGGTGCTGCAAGGCATCAAAGACCTCGGCTTCACGGTCCTGGTCGTCGAGCATATCGCTGAGGATCACCACCAGGCTGCGGCGATGCGCGCGCTGGGCGATGTCGTGCAAGGCCTCGACCAATCCGGTGCGCTGGTTGCGGGCCGGCGCCTCGGCGGCGAGCAATCCTTCGAGCTGGGCCATGAGGTGGCGCAAGTGCGTGGCGTTGCTGCGCGCGCGCTCAGCCAGCATCACGTGCTCGCGGAAGAGCGTGAGGCCCGCGGCATCGCGCTGCTTGCGCAGCAATTGGATGAATGCGGCCGCGGCGTGCACGGCGAATCCAACCTTGTTGAGCTCCTTCGCTTCGCCCTTCTCGGGGAAGTACATGGATGAGGAGGCGTCGAGCACCAGTTCGCAGCGCAGGTTGGTCTCTTCCTCGTAACGCTTCACGAAGAGCTTGTCGGTGCGGGCGTAGAGCTTCCAATCGATGTGGCGCGTGCTCTCGCCCTGGTTGTAGGCGCGGTGCTCGGCGAATTCCACGCTGAAGCCGTGGAAGGGGCTCTTGTGCAAACCCGCCAGGAAACCCTCGACCACTTGGCGGGCCTTGAAATCGAGGGCGCTGAGGGCCTGTATCCGGTCTTGCTCGATGGGCATGGGTTGGCAAAGAACGGGAAAGCCCCGGCGGTTGCCGAGGCCTTCTCAGTTCCTTGGATTCGTCAGCCCAGTTGACCGATCAGCTTTTGCTGCAACTGGGGCTTGGGCACGGCGCCCACGCTGCGGTCAACCACCTCGCCGTTCTTGAAGAACAGGATCGTGGGGATGCTGCGGATCCCGTACTTCATGCTGATGCCGGGGTTGTGGTCCACGTTGAGCTTGCCCACCACGGCCTGGCCGTCATATTCCTTTCCGAGCTCTTCCACCACGGGGCCCACCATGCGGCAGGGGCCGCACCATTCCGCCCAAAAGTCAACCATCACGGGTTTGTCGCTCTTGAGGACGAGTTCTTCGAAGTTGTTGTCGGTGAATTCGAGTGCCATGTTGTTGTTTGGTAATTGGACTGGCCGATGATGGTCGGCCCGTACGCGGGTTGCTGGTCGTTCCTTGCGCCGGTTCCTTACTCCCGGACTGCGGCGCCAAAGGTACCCCCCTTGAGCGATCTCCTTGCCACGGGAGATTCCACGACAGGGTGTCAGTTCAACGCGTAGTTCAATTCAGCAATCCCATCCAGGCGCACAACCAGCTCCTCATTGATCGCCACCGCCAATCCCTTACTGGGCAGGTCCACGGCCAGTTTCTCGGCTTCGCTCACCAATTGCACCACCACCTTGCACTTGCCCGGGTTGGCCTTGATCAGCTGTCCAAGGTCGCGCACCAGTTCATCGTTGGCATGGTCTGCATCGAGCTTGATCGTGAGCTTGTTCATGTACTTCTCGCGCACATCGCTTAGCAATTCCATGCTGGTGATCTTGAACTCCATCTGGCCCTCGTCGCGGCCCCAGGTACGGGCCATGGCGCGGCCCCGCACGAAGAGCAATGCACCCTGTTGCAGGTACAGCTTGAAGCGCATATAGTCCTCACTGAAGAGCATGAAGTCATGGCTGCCATAATGGTCCTCCAGGCTGAAGCTTCCGAAGGGCTTCCCGCTCTTGGCGATCCGGTGCTCTGCTTTGGTGACGATGCCCGCGAAAGTGACATCGCGGCCTTCGAGCGCCTTGAGGTCCTGGAGCTGCGCCAGGTTATGGTGGCAGAGGTGCTTGATCTCCAGCCGGTGGTCGTCGAGCGGGTGGCCGCTGAGGTAGAAGCCGATCACCTCCTTCTCGAAGTGCAGTTTCTCCAGTGCGCTCCATCCATCGATCTGAGGCACGGCCGGTTCCGGGATCCCTGCGCCCTCAACCGTATCGCCGAACATGCTCACTTGCGAGCTATCCTCACTGTCCTTGTGCTGCTGACCGTACCGCGCCAGGGTCTCCATCCAGGTGGGCTTTCCTTCCCCCGCGCTGTGGAAGAAGGCTGCGCGCTGGACATTGAGCCCGTCGAAGGCGCCCGCGTAGGCCAGGCTTTCGAGCGCCTTGCGATTCGCGGCGCGCAGATCCACCCGGCGCACCAGGTCGAAGATGCTCTTGAACGGGCCGTTCGCCTCGCGCTCGCTCACGATGGCCGCCACCGCGCTCTCCCCCACCCCTTTCACGGCCCCCAATCCGAAGCGGACCTGGCCTTTCTTGTTCACGCTGAAGGCGAAGCTGCTCTCATTCACATCGGGGCCCAGCACCTTGATGCCCATGCGACGGCACTCTTCCATGAAGAAAGTGACCTTGTCGATGCTGCTCTGCGAATGCGTGAGCACCGCAGCCATGAACTCGCTCGGGTAGTTGGCCTTCAGCCAGGCCGTCTGGTAGGCCACGAACGCGTAGCAGGTGCTGTGCGATTTGTTGAAGGCGTACTGTGCGAAGGCTTCCCAATCCTTCCACACTTTCTCGCAGACCTTCTCATCGAGCCCTCTGGCTGCGGTTCCCGCGAGGAATTGCCCCTTCATTTTATCCAGCGTGGCGCGGTCCTTCTTGCCCATCGCCTTGCGCAGCACATCCGCATCGCCCTTGCTGAAGCCCGCGAGCTTCTGCGAGAGCAGCATCACCTGCTCCTGGTACACCGTGATGCCGTATGTCTCCTTCAGCAGGTCCTCCATCTCCGGGAGGTCGTACATGATCTTCTCTTGCCCGTGCTTGCGCTTGATGAAGCTGGGGATGTACTCCAGCGGGCCCGGCCGGTACAGCGCGTTCATGGCGATGAGGTCGCCGAACTGGTCGGCCTTCAGCTCGCGCAGGTACTTCTGCATGCCCGCGCTCTCGAACTGGAAGGTGCCGTTGGTCTCGGCGCGCTGGTAGAGGGCGTAGGTCTTCGGGTCGTCGAGGGGGATGCTGTCGATGTCGATCCGGATCCCGTGGTTCTGGTCGATCAGCCGCAGCGCGTCGCGGATGATGGTGAGCGTCTTAAGCCCGAGGAAGTCCATCTTGATCACGCCGGCGTCCTCCACCACCTTGCCGTCGTATTGCGTCACCAGCATGGGGGAGTCCTTCGTGGTGCACACGGGCAGGATCTCCTTCAGGTCCTGCGGGGCGATGATGATGCCGGCCGCGTGGATGCCGACGCCGCGCACGCTGCCTTCCACCTTCTCGGCTTCGCGCAGCACATCGGCGGTGAGTTCGCCGCTCTCCAGGATCTCGCGCAATTGCTTCACGCCTGCGAGTTCGTCGGCGCCCAGGTTCTCTTTCGCCTTCAGGCTATCCGCTCCTTCGAGCGGTGCGCGGAGCACGCGTCCCAACTCAATGCCCGGACGCTCGGGCACCAGCTTCGCGAGGCGATCGGCTTCGTTCAGCGGCAGGTCCATCACGCGCGCCACATCGCGGATGCTGCTCTTGGCCGCCATGCCGCCGTAGGTGATGATCTGCGCCACCTGGTTCTGCCCGTACTTCTGCACCACGTAATCGATCACCTTCTGCCGCCCTTCGTCGTCGAAGTCGGTGTCGATATCGGGCATGCTCTTGCGGTCCGGGTTCAGGAAACGCTCGAAGAGCAGGTCGTACTTGATCGGGTCGATGTTGGTGATGCCGATGCAATAGGCCACCGCACTGCCCGCCGCTGAACCACGCCCCGGGCCGATCAGCACGCCAATGTCGCGGCCGTGATTGATGAAGTCCTGCGTGATGAGGAAGTATCCGCTGAAGCCCATCGTCTTGATGGTGAACAGCTCGAAGTCGAGGCGCTCCTTGATCTTCGGATCCAATGAATCGATCCCGGCGGAATCATCCTTGATGTATCGGCGGATCGCACCCTGATAAGTGAGGTGCTTCAGGTATTCGTCCTGGTCCGCGAAGCCATCGGGGATCTGGAAGTTCGGAAGGAGGATGTCCTTCTTCAGTTTCAGCGGCTCGATCTTATCGACGATGAGGTTGGTGTTGTCCAGCGCCTCGGGCAGGTCGCTGAACACCTTCGCCATCTGCGTGGTGGTCTTGAAGAAGAACTCATCGTTCGGGAAGGCGAAGCGTTTGCCCTTCTGCGATCCTTCCTCGTCGCCGTCGTCGGCCTTGGGCGTGCTCTGCTTCTCGCCGGTGTTGATGCACAGCAGGATGTCGTGCGCGTTGGCGTCCTGCTGATCCACATAGTGGCTGTCGTTGCTGGCGATGATCGGCACCTTGTACTTGGCCGCCCACTTCACCAGTACCGCGTTCACCTGGTCCTGCTCGGGAATGCCGTGGCGCTGCAGCTCGATGTAGTAGTCCTCGCCGAATTGATCGAGCCACCACTTGAATTCCTCCTCACCAGCCGCTTCGCCCTTGCGGAGTATGGTACGCGGCACGCTCGCGCCCAAGCAGCAGGTCGTCGCGATCAGTCCTTCCTTGTACTTCTCGACGAGCTCCTTGTCGATGCGCGGGTACTTGCTGTAAAAGCCCTCCATATAGCCGAGTGAGCAGAGCTTGCTCAGGTTCTTGTAGCCCGTGGCGTTCTTCGCCAGCAGCAATTGGTGTACGCGCTGGTCCTTATCGTCCCGTGTGAATGTCTTGCGTGTGCGATCGGCCACCAGGTAGAACTCGCAGCCTACGATCGGCTTCACCTTCGGCGTGCCATCCTCATTCTTGTGCTTGCCTGCCTCCGCCACGAACTTGAATACGCCGAACATGTTGCCATGATCGGTGATCGCCAACGCGGGCTGACCATCGGCAGCGGCCTTCTTGTACAACGCAGGAATAGCGGCGGCGCCATCCAACAGCGAGAACTGGGTGTGGACGTGTAGGTGGGAGAACTTCATGACAGGAGCGCGAAACTATCGGAGGGAGGGGGAGATGAGAGGGGGCAGTTATTCACGATCGGACACCGTGCTCTCAATTTGTTTGGACACGAATGGACGCGGCGTCCATTGTTGTCCATTGAAACGCCCAGCTAAGCGCTGCCTTCGACCGCGCTCCATCAGCCGGGAACAATATGTGCCCGTACGCGAACCGCCGAGGCCGAAGCAACGCTCCGATCCGTTTGCGTCATTTGCATCAAACCCGGGCCACCCATGCGCGCGATCAATACGCTCTTGCTCTTCTTTTGCCTTACCAGCTTGCATGCGCAATGGACCTGGGTACCGCGCGCCAGCCTAGGTGCATCCAATCAGCCACGCTGGGGCACGTGCGAATTCGTGATCGGCGGCAAGGCCTATGTGGTGGGCGGCCGCGTGGGTACCAGCGATGTGAACGAGGTATGGGCCTACGACCCGCTGATCGATACTTGGGAGGCGAAGGCGCCCATTCCCGGCGAGCGCAGGCTTGCGGCGGCTTTCGCCATCAATGGGAAGGGCTACGTCGCGTGCGGCCTTGTGCAAACTTCAACGATGCTAGCCGATCTGCTCGAGTATGATCCCGTAGCCGACGCGTGGACGCAACGCGCCCCATTGCCCGATGCCGCTCGTTATTCAGCAGCGGCCTTCGCCGTAAATGGCAAAGGCTACATAGTAGGCGGCAACCAAGGCGGCGCAAACGGCCCGTTCAGCACAGACACTTGGATGTATGATCCGGCCACCAATGCCTGGAGCGAAATGGCGCCGATCCCCGGTCAGGCCTTGTTCGCGGCGCGCGGTTTCACCGCTGATGGCAAAGGCTACGTGCTCGGCGGCCGTTTGGCGGACCAGACCTTCACGAATGCCTTGTGGCAGTATGATCCCGCGACGAATAGCTGGCAGGGCCGCGCAGCGCTGCCCGGAATCCCGCGCACCTATTCCTACACATGGTCGCTGGACTACCACGGCCTCATCATGGCTGGCGATAATCTGCAAGGCCAGCAACTCAACGACCTCTGGCGCTACCTGCCTAGCAACAACAGCTGGACCGCGTTCACCCCTTACACTGGTGGCGGCATGTGGGGCGGCGCGGCCTTCGCCATCGACGGACGCGTATACGCAGGGCTCGGTCGACAAGGCAGCGGGGCGGTGAATGACCTCATGGAGCTGCGCGATGCCTTCACATCAATCAACGATTCCATTTCCGGCGTCGGCTTCCTTCTAGCGCCGAACCCCTGTGCGCCTGGCAGCGTGCTTCAAGTGCGGATGCCGTCTGGAGCAGTTCCTGTTGCTTCGGAGTTGGTCCTGCATGATTCGCGCGGGCGCGTGGCGGTGCGATTGCGGCTGCTGAACATGGAAGCGCACATCAAACTGCCCGACTTGGCGCCGGGCTATTACACGGTCAGCTTGGAGCAAAGCGGTAAGCCAATCGGTCGGCAGTTGATCGCTGTGGAATAGCGCCGAAGCCTGCTTTCATTTCTGCGCGATGGCAGCGCGCAAGAACAATTGCTCCAATATGGAGGACCATCGCAGGAGGGCAGAACAGCCCTGCAGTTTCACCCATGGGTGAGTATCCATTCGCACCGTGGTTGCCACACCTGTCGTCGGCTGTGAAGTCGTTTTCGTAACACCTCCACCCATTCTCCCCATCTTTCGCCATGCGCATCCGCACCAACACCCTGCTCGCGACGGCACAGATTCCCGACGGCGGCGGAGAATTGAGGCTCTACCAACGCAGCGATGATTTCGCCATTGAGGTGGTGGGCATTGCTGGTGAGTTGATGAGCACCGCGATCCACGGATCGGAGGATGCATTGGCGGACCTCGCGCTGAAGCAGCTGAAGGATGCCAGCCGTGCGCGCGTGCTCGTAGGCGGCTTGGGCATGGGCTTCACGCTGTCGGCGGCGCTACGCGGCGTGGGCGCACGAGGGGAGGTGGTGGTAGCGGAGTTGGTGCCCGAGGTGGTGGAATGGAACAAAGGGCCGATGGGCGAACGCTCTGGCAACCCGATGAAGGATCCGCGCGCCAAGGTTTTTGTTGGCGATGTGCTGGAGCTGATCCGAACTGAGCGCGATGGCTACGATGCCATCCTGCTCGATACCGACAATGGCCCCGAAGGATTGACCCAGCCGAGGAACAACCGCCTCTACTCGCACCGTGGCCTTCGCTCAGCCTACGATGCGCTGCGCCCGCACGGGGTGCTCGCGGTATGGAGCACGCACCCCGATGCGCCCTTCACCAAGCGGCTGGCGATGGCGGGCTTCCGCGTGCGGGAAGAGAAAGTGCATGCCCACGGCAGCAAGGGCACCAAGCACCATTTGTGGTTCGCGTCGCGAACATGACCATCGCCCGACCCATGTCCGTGATCAACCGCTTCTTCACCGCCTTCGCCTCGGGCGATGCCGCAGCCATGGGTGCTTGCTACGCCGACGATGCCCGCTTCCGCGATCCCGCCTTCGGCGACCTGGATGCGAAGCAGGTGCGCGCCATGTGGCAGATGCTCTTAGGGCGAAGCAAGGACCTGCGCATCACGTTTACCGTACTGCGCGCGGATGAGCACAGCGGCGCATGCGAGTGGCACGCGCGATACACCTTCGCTTCCACGGGACGCAAGGTCCACAACATCATCCGCAGTGAGTTCACGCTGCGCAATGGGCTGATCGTGCAGCAACACGACCGATTCAACTTCTGGCGATGGAGCCGGCAGGCGCTGGGGGCCGTGGGTTGGCTGCTCGGATGGACGCCTATCGTTCAGGGCAAGGTGCGCCGAACGGCTCGGAACGCGCTGGACAAGCACCTTCGCCAAGGTGCCTGAGCACCAGCGGTGAATGCGGGCCTCTACATTCGCGCCGCTCTCGGAGAGGTGGCAGAGCGGTCGAATGCGGCGGTCTTGAAAACCGCTTTACCTACGGGTAACGGGGGTTCGAATCCCTCCCTCTCCGCCAACGCCACAGCTCGGCTGCGAAAGCAGCCGGGTTCTTCATTCAAGGCCAAGCCGAGCAACGCTCGAGCGCAGGCCGAGGAATGAAGAACCCGATCGCGCGAGCGATCCGGGTGATGCGTTGAAGCCCTCCCCTAACGGGAAAGGCCGACGGAGGAGGCCAATCCCGACCTCTTCATTGAGCAACGCTCGAGCGCAGGCCGAGGAATGAAGAACCCGATCGCGCGAGCGATCCGGGTGATGCGTTGAAGCCCTCCCCTAACGGGAAAGGCCGACGGAGGAGGCCAATCCCGACCTCTTCATCGAGCAACGCTCGAGCGCAGGCCGAGGAATGAAGAACCCGATCGCGCGAGCGATCCGGGTGATGCGTTGAAGCCCTCCCCTAGCGGGAAAGGCCGACGGAGGAGGCCGATCCCGACATCGTAGCCGCGCCGCGCTGGGGTGACTACGGGCGAATGAAGAACCCCATCAGTCCACCCTAGCTTTGAGCCGTGCGTTCCTCATTCATCCTACCCACCCTCCTCGCCTTCACCGTTCGCGCACAGGATTGCAGCATCCCGTTCACGGAGCCGCTCTTCGGCGTGCAGGTTGACAGCAATGTCTGGTACGGCAACGCCACGCGCTATAACGGCGGCACCGACAGCCTTCGCCTCAACCTGTACAAGCCAGTGGGTGATGGCCAGACTGAGCGGCCGCTCGTGGTACTGATCCATGGCGGCGGCTTCGTCGAAGGGCACAGGAATGACTTCAATGCACTTTGCGAATCCTTCGCATCCTTCGGATATGCAGCGGCCACGATCAGCTATCGCTTGGGCTATTACGGCAATGGCATCCTCGAAGCGCCCTATGCGTACGACCCGAACGAGTTCCGGCGTGCGGCCTACCGCGCCATGCAGGACGCCAAAGGCGCGATCCGCTTCTTGAAGGGAAGAAGCGCGCAAGACAGCACGAGCACCACCAGCGTGATCCTGCTCGGGGCCAGTGCAGGAGCCATCACCGCCATGCACGCAGCGTATTTGGACCAAGCCACCGAGAAGCCTGCGAGCTGCGAAGCCATCGGCCAAGTGCAGCACTTCTTCAACTTCTATCCAAGGCCGGACCTCGGCGATGTGGATGGCGAGCTGAACCAGAATGGGCACAATACGAACGTGCTCGGCGTCGTGAACCTCTTCGGTGCGGTGCTCGATACCTCCTATATCGAATCGGCGCTGGACCCGGCGCTCTTCTCCTACCATCAGACCGGCGATCCGGTGGTGGGCTGCGGGCTGCAGCGGCCCTACTGGGGCTTAGGCCTTGGGCTTCCCGATCAACTCCCTTGGATCCACGGATCCTGCCATATCGACCTGCGCGTTCAACACCTTGGATTCTCTGCGGACCGCTATCAGTTCCAGCTGCACACCGGCAACGAACACACGGTGCATGACCCGGTCGGGGTGCTCGCGGAAGCCGCATCGTGGATGCGTGACCTCTTCTGCTTCCCGACATCCCTCACCGCAGTGGAACCCATCGATGCCTTCAGCATTCATCCGAATCCAGCGCATGGCCTTGCTTGGGTCACGATGCCGCTGGGAACGGCGGGGGAATTGGAGCTGATGGATCCCCTTGGCCGGTTGGTCTCACGCACCTCCCTCACTGCCCAGCTCACCGAATTGGACCTGCGCTCCTTGGCCCCTGGCACGTACTTAGTCCGATTGCGGCACCACGGCGGCGCGCGCACGCTTCGATTGGTCTTGGATTGAGCACCGAAGCAAAAGGGCAGGAACTGCGGTTCGCGCAGCTCCCGCCCTCACGCATGCATCACAATGCCATCACCATCGCCTCGAATTCGCTGAGCGTTGTCGGCGAGAAGGTGATCACCTGGTTCAGGCCCGGCGCGACCATCGCAGCGGTCACTGAACTGGAATAAGTGCCTCCGATGTTGGATAGCGCGACGATCTTGATGTTCAATCCGACCGGCACCGTGTAATAGCTGCCCAAGCTGAACACGTTGCTGCTCGATGCCGGCATGCACGCGATTGAGTTCTGGTCCTGGAACACCAGCCACATGAGCGTGTTCGAATCATCGTGGCCTTCGGGACAGGTCACTTGCAGGGTGGTCTGCCCACCCGTGCCCATGAACACATCGACATTCACCCAGCCCAGCGAATCATTCGGGAATCCATAGCCTGTGCTGTCCTGCCCCAGCGGAAGGGAGTTATCGAACGGATTCCAGACGATCGTGCCATCGGATGCCAGTTCACCGCTGAAGAGCGACATGGTCGGATCCGTCCCGTTGGGCGCGGGGACATAGACCTGGCCGGCATTCCCAGTGAGCTCCAGCGGCTCACCGCTTTGGGTGGCATTCAGATAGTACTGGCCACCGCTCCGCAGCAGCGCCAATTGCCCATTGTCATTGCCCAAGGTCTGCTTATTCAACCAGAGCATCTGCCCGAGGGTCAAGGCCTCTACCAGTTCCACTTGCACCAGGCCTGATACCGCGCTGCCGGACATGGTCCGGAAGGCATTCGGCGCGAAATAGATGCCGGTACCCGACGCACCGTTGACATATCCGCCGGCCGATGCCGAAACGGTGAATGTCTGTTTGGCGTCATCCACATGGCCATGAAAGAGCGCCCTCATCGCATTCACCGCAGGGACAACCGGCGTTGGCGACGGTGCGCCGGGCTCATCCTTCTTACAGCCAGCCAGGGCGATTGCGGCCACGAAAAGGGCCGTTTTGAATTCTTGCGTTCTCATCGTGGTTGTGTTTGATGGAAGGATCACT
Coding sequences within it:
- a CDS encoding glycosyltransferase family 4 protein — its product is MPSILFVAPHRAGRNPSQRFRFEQYMPHLEAQGFRCELSYLVGPSDDAYFYAPGHFAKKLRFVAQCFLHRQRDLARLKEFDIVFIQREALMTRSTWFERQCRKRGARIVFDFDDSIWLSNVSAANRRWRWVKDAGKTSKLIALADRVFAGNDYLADYARQFSAHVHVVPTTIDTDEYTPRTSRAPGPVCIGWSGSITTIQHFQYAIPALKAIRERFGDQVCFRVVGDSGFRVPELGIVGLPWRKDTELDDLRAMDIGIMPLPDDEWARGKCGLKGLQYMALGIPTLMSPVGVNTEIIQHGVNGYLPRNNQEWVESLSRLISDADLRRRMGDKSRRTVEERYSTRAWRDRYLKHFNEILQRT
- the dnaE gene encoding DNA polymerase III subunit alpha, with the translated sequence MKFSHLHVHTQFSLLDGAAAIPALYKKAAADGQPALAITDHGNMFGVFKFVAEAGKHKNEDGTPKVKPIVGCEFYLVADRTRKTFTRDDKDQRVHQLLLAKNATGYKNLSKLCSLGYMEGFYSKYPRIDKELVEKYKEGLIATTCCLGASVPRTILRKGEAAGEEEFKWWLDQFGEDYYIELQRHGIPEQDQVNAVLVKWAAKYKVPIIASNDSHYVDQQDANAHDILLCINTGEKQSTPKADDGDEEGSQKGKRFAFPNDEFFFKTTTQMAKVFSDLPEALDNTNLIVDKIEPLKLKKDILLPNFQIPDGFADQDEYLKHLTYQGAIRRYIKDDSAGIDSLDPKIKERLDFELFTIKTMGFSGYFLITQDFINHGRDIGVLIGPGRGSAAGSAVAYCIGITNIDPIKYDLLFERFLNPDRKSMPDIDTDFDDEGRQKVIDYVVQKYGQNQVAQIITYGGMAAKSSIRDVARVMDLPLNEADRLAKLVPERPGIELGRVLRAPLEGADSLKAKENLGADELAGVKQLREILESGELTADVLREAEKVEGSVRGVGIHAAGIIIAPQDLKEILPVCTTKDSPMLVTQYDGKVVEDAGVIKMDFLGLKTLTIIRDALRLIDQNHGIRIDIDSIPLDDPKTYALYQRAETNGTFQFESAGMQKYLRELKADQFGDLIAMNALYRPGPLEYIPSFIKRKHGQEKIMYDLPEMEDLLKETYGITVYQEQVMLLSQKLAGFSKGDADVLRKAMGKKDRATLDKMKGQFLAGTAARGLDEKVCEKVWKDWEAFAQYAFNKSHSTCYAFVAYQTAWLKANYPSEFMAAVLTHSQSSIDKVTFFMEECRRMGIKVLGPDVNESSFAFSVNKKGQVRFGLGAVKGVGESAVAAIVSEREANGPFKSIFDLVRRVDLRAANRKALESLAYAGAFDGLNVQRAAFFHSAGEGKPTWMETLARYGQQHKDSEDSSQVSMFGDTVEGAGIPEPAVPQIDGWSALEKLHFEKEVIGFYLSGHPLDDHRLEIKHLCHHNLAQLQDLKALEGRDVTFAGIVTKAEHRIAKSGKPFGSFSLEDHYGSHDFMLFSEDYMRFKLYLQQGALLFVRGRAMARTWGRDEGQMEFKITSMELLSDVREKYMNKLTIKLDADHANDELVRDLGQLIKANPGKCKVVVQLVSEAEKLAVDLPSKGLAVAINEELVVRLDGIAELNYALN
- the trxA gene encoding thioredoxin, producing MALEFTDNNFEELVLKSDKPVMVDFWAEWCGPCRMVGPVVEELGKEYDGQAVVGKLNVDHNPGISMKYGIRSIPTILFFKNGEVVDRSVGAVPKPQLQQKLIGQLG
- the gcvT gene encoding glycine cleavage system aminomethyltransferase GcvT, which gives rise to MKRTALTSIHETLGAKMVPFAGYLMPVQYSGVIDEHNTVRNSVGMFDVSHMGEFIVRGPGALDLIQKVTSNDASKLTVGKVQYSCLPNTSGGIVDDLLVYRMQHQDDHHYVLVVNASNIEKDWNWINGLNTFDAQLENISERMSLLAVQGPKAVDTLKGFFTEDIANMPYYTAMYAEMKGVGLVLISTTGYTGAGGYEVYMPNPLAEKAWHAIMEAGKPYGIKPTGLAARDTLRLEMGFCLYGNDIDDSTSPIEAGLGWITKFTKDFTNSAAIKGHKENGTARKLVGFELLDRGIPRHGMAVVDADGGAIGTVTSGTMSPTLNKPIGMAYVPVALSAPGSAITIDARGKRLQAQVVKLPFLQQG
- a CDS encoding DUF58 domain-containing protein, producing the protein MPIEQDRIQALSALDFKARQVVEGFLAGLHKSPFHGFSVEFAEHRAYNQGESTRHIDWKLYARTDKLFVKRYEEETNLRCELVLDASSSMYFPEKGEAKELNKVGFAVHAAAAFIQLLRKQRDAAGLTLFREHVMLAERARSNATHLRHLMAQLEGLLAAEAPARNQRTGLVEALHDIAQRAHRRSLVVILSDMLDDQDREAEVFDALQHLRFNKHDIILFHVVDRKRELELDLPDRPYTFVDVESGEQVKAHPSEIRVGYRAAIADRWHRLKLKCGQYRIELVEADINAGFGPLLLEFLTRRAKLY